The following are from one region of the Sciurus carolinensis chromosome 5, mSciCar1.2, whole genome shotgun sequence genome:
- the LOC124985802 gene encoding putative protein TPRXL, translated as MAASEGGERLGTRRPGSGPRVERSRRRCPGRASCRPPGPPTSSCLRPALRAHSLPRRPLRLLSSSFASSSSSGFLSSSSSSFFSSSSSSSSSFPTSSPSATASSSTTTTTPSGAPRSLQSPRPAPPPLQPPGFRACCAGACRTDRQADSSRPALRRCCTPRLRVWGAGIAPGARRGNTDTQLGWCQHIKDLLGNTGRWSSSLLLVKTKLVEPLALPGGFRAQ; from the exons aTGGC TGCGTCAGAGGGAGGCGAGCGCCTGGGAACCCGGAGGCCTGGATCCGGGCCGAGAGTGGAACGGAGTCGGCGCCGCTGCCCCGGCCGTGCCTCCTGCCGCCCGCCGGGTCCCCCGACCTCTTCGTGCCTTCGCCCTGCGCTCCGAGCTCACTCGCTCCCCCGGCGCCCGCTGaggctgctctcctcctctttcgcctcctcctcttcctccggtttcctctcctcctcctcttcctccttcttctcctcctcctcttcttcctcctcctctttccccacctcctccccctcAGCCAccgcctcctcctccaccaccaccaccactcccTCCGGGGCACCCCGGTCCCTGCAGAGTCCCCGGCCCGCGCCGCCTCCGCTGCAGCCCCCTGGATTCCGAGCCTGCTGCGCTGGAGCTTGTAGGACAGACAGACAAGCAGATTCCTCGCGCCCAGCGCTCCGCCGCTGCTGCACCCCGCGGCTCCGCGTCTGGGGAGCTGGGATCGCCCCGGGAGCACGGCGAGG CAATACAGACACACAGCTGGGATGGTGCCAACACATAAAAG ATCTCTTGGGCAACACCGGCCGCTGGTCCTCTAGCCTCTTACTTGTGAAAACAAAATTGGTAGAGCCCCTTGCTTTGCCAGGTGGCTTCAGGGCCCAGTGA